TCTCTTGAACCTCTCCTATGAACTCGCGTAAATCATCTTGGTCCTCACCCTTGTGGTATCATGAGACCTTCAAAACACAATAATGAGACAAAGGTTACTCACAGTTCTAACCCTGACCAGAATTCCTATCAGACAACAAAAAACACAGTTGCAAAAGTTATCAATAGATGAAGAAAACCTTTCTCTTTTGGCAATTCTCATAGCTTTCAGCTGACTCGCCAAGCTTCTCCAGAATAATTTGCTTTTGCTTATCCTTCTCTTCAATTTTGTACACAACAAAACGGAAAGTCCTTTTTTCCTTCAATTCCAAAAACCTTTGTTTGCAATCATCGTGCACAGCAATCCCCGACGCTGCATTAGCCTAATACAAAAAATTCAATCCACAATTCAAAATCAATACCAATCCACTATACCCACATACCAAAATCAATACGAATCCAAATACAGGACCAACAAGAATCAATACCGAATACAAATTCCAACCTCCTCTCCCATTCTTCTCCATATCTTCCTCTTTCTCTTCCTCCTCTTTGA
Above is a genomic segment from Papaver somniferum cultivar HN1 chromosome 10, ASM357369v1, whole genome shotgun sequence containing:
- the LOC113316320 gene encoding actin-depolymerizing factor 1-like; translated protein: MGEDETTSTQPGSSEYEQESEFEIKEEEEKEEDMEKNGRGGWNLYSVLILVGPANAASGIAVHDDCKQRFLELKEKRTFRFVVYKIEEKDKQKQIILEKLGESAESYENCQKRKVFFIYWSHDTTRRELDGIQVELQATDPTEMDLDVIRSRAF